From the genome of Candidatus Krumholzibacteriia bacterium, one region includes:
- a CDS encoding 4Fe-4S dicluster domain-containing protein, which yields MAHHTLKNGHDRFTDRLNRFPQGAPPSKHLRRILELLMDEREAELLSLVPIRPFTAERAARAWKTSVADARTVLDELASRALLVDVVRDDGTTYVLPPPMAGFFEFSLMRVRDDLDQRQLSELFHEYLNVEEDFVRALFADGTTQLGRVFVQEPMLPRDDTLEVLDHERATEVIETATHIGVGLCYCRHKMHHLDRACDAPLDICMTFNSAAESLCRHGHARTIDAHECKDLLERAYEHGLVQFGENVQQRVSFICNCCGCCCEAMIAARRFAEMRPIHTTNHLPEVDRDACNGCSRCVDACPVEALTLVSANDPVAPRRRTARVADDACLGCGVCVRFCTRGAISLRPRAARVITPVNSAHRYVLMAIERGKLQNLVFDDQLLASHRAMAAVLGAILALPPVKRALASEQVRSRYLARLCEKVEAG from the coding sequence GTGGCCCACCACACGCTGAAGAACGGTCATGACCGCTTCACCGACCGCCTGAACCGTTTTCCCCAGGGGGCGCCGCCGTCGAAACACCTGCGGCGCATCCTCGAACTCCTGATGGACGAGCGCGAGGCCGAGTTGCTGTCGCTCGTCCCGATCCGCCCGTTCACCGCCGAACGTGCGGCCCGCGCGTGGAAGACGAGCGTTGCCGACGCGCGCACCGTACTCGACGAACTCGCCAGTCGCGCACTGCTGGTCGACGTCGTCCGCGACGACGGAACGACCTACGTGTTGCCACCGCCGATGGCCGGCTTCTTCGAGTTCTCCCTGATGCGCGTCCGCGACGACCTCGATCAACGGCAGTTGAGCGAACTCTTCCACGAATACCTGAACGTCGAGGAGGACTTCGTCCGCGCGCTCTTCGCGGATGGCACCACGCAGCTCGGTCGCGTGTTCGTGCAGGAGCCGATGCTGCCGCGCGACGACACCCTCGAGGTGCTCGACCACGAACGCGCCACCGAGGTGATCGAGACGGCCACCCACATCGGCGTGGGCCTGTGCTACTGCCGCCACAAGATGCACCACCTCGATCGCGCCTGCGACGCGCCATTGGACATCTGCATGACCTTCAATTCGGCGGCCGAGTCACTCTGTCGTCACGGCCATGCCCGGACGATCGACGCGCACGAGTGCAAGGACCTGCTCGAACGGGCCTACGAGCACGGCCTGGTCCAGTTCGGTGAGAACGTCCAGCAGCGCGTGAGCTTCATCTGCAACTGCTGCGGCTGCTGCTGCGAGGCCATGATCGCGGCACGACGCTTCGCCGAGATGCGTCCGATCCACACCACGAACCATCTGCCCGAGGTCGACCGGGACGCCTGCAACGGGTGTTCGCGATGTGTCGACGCCTGTCCGGTCGAGGCGCTGACGCTGGTGTCGGCGAACGACCCCGTGGCACCGCGACGGCGGACCGCTCGGGTGGCGGACGACGCGTGCCTCGGATGCGGCGTGTGTGTTCGATTCTGCACGCGGGGCGCGATTTCGCTCCGCCCGCGGGCCGCGCGCGTGATCACACCCGTGAACAGTGCCCATCGCTATGTGCTCATGGCGATCGAGCGCGGAAAGCTCCAGAACCTGGTCTTCGACGACCAGCTGCTCGCGAGCCATCGGGCGATGGCTGCCGTGCTGGGGGCGATCCTGGCCCTGCCGCCGGTGAAGAGAGCGCTGGCGAGCGAGCAGGTGAGGT